The Sesamum indicum cultivar Zhongzhi No. 13 linkage group LG1, S_indicum_v1.0, whole genome shotgun sequence genome includes a window with the following:
- the LOC105170971 gene encoding SPX domain-containing protein 3-like gives MKFGKRLKQQIEQSLPGWRDNFLSYKELKKLVRRLISSSSSSSLEYCGGNFKAEFVYLLNNEMEKFNAFFMEQEEDFVIRHKELRQRIERVMNTLGPNGTRPSPLEYREEMAKIRKEIVNFHGEMVLLVNYSNINYTGLAKILKKFDKRTGGVLRLPFIQKVLQQPFYTTDVISKLVKECETTIDTVFPPSATKSTAGLAVPGEGIFRNTVAALLTMHDIRRGSSTYSHFSLPPLNFPDFDVIQSLQLLSPIQIP, from the exons atgaagTTCGGGAAGAGGTTGAAACAGCAGATAGAGCAGAGTTTGCCTGGATGGCGGGACAATTTCTTGTCGTACAAGGAGTTGAAGAAGCTGGTGAGGAGGttaatatcatcatcatcgtcgtCGTCGTTGGAGTACTGTGGGGGGAATTTCAAGGCGGAGTTTGTGTATTTGTTGAATAATGAGATGGAGAAATTCAATGCCTTCTTCATGGAGCAAGAAGAGGATTTTGTTATTCGCCATAAG GAATTGAGACAGAGAATAGAGAGAGTGATGAACACTTTGGGACCAAACGGGACTCGGCCATCACCTCTGGAGTACAGAGAGGAGATGGCAAAGATTAGAAAAGAGATTGTCAATTTCCATGGTGAAATGGTTCTTTTAGTGAATTACAGCAATATCAACTACACAGGGTTGGCCAAGATACTGAAGAAGTTCGACAAGAGAACCGGCGGAGTTTTGCGCCTGCCCTTCATCCAAAAGGTCCTCCAACAGCCTTTCTACACCACCGACGTTATCTCAAAGCTCGTCAAGGAATGCGAAACCACCATAGATACGGTGTTTCCGCCGTCCGCCACAAAATCAACGGCAGGATTGGCGGTCCCCGGAGAAGGAATTTTCAGGAACACGGTCGCGGCGCTCCTCACAATGCACGACATCCGACGCGGCAGCTCCACTTACAGCCATTTTTCTCTGCCGCCCCTCAACTTTCCGGATTTTGATGTAATTCAGTCCTTGCAACTACTTTCTCCTATACAAATTCCATGA